The genomic stretch cctatgataaattttattttgatgaagaatattatttcctatgtttcatgagcaccaaaaattcataattaaatcattttaactctatttcccagaaaacattttTTTAGGGTGCTACAATTAAGAGAGAGTCGAAGCTATATTTTATTTGCAAACTCCACTTATTCTCCAATAGACAAAAATTAAGGAAGAGAGTAATATAGTTTAAGCTATCCTACTCTGCAATCACTATAGAATTCATGATAAACACTTTAAATTTCCACACTAAATGATGGCTAGATtcgttttatataatttaatttccAAGTTATGCATTAAATGTTTACTCTTTATGATAGAACCAACATTTTTCTCGGGGCGAGTAAAAGCCCAAGTGTGGGGGTAATTGTTGACACATGTTAATCCACAATATTTATTAGCAACTATCTCTCCACCATATATGAATATCTACTAGAATAGGGTTATAAcagacaatttccacgagttttggtgatttgTGTATTTTTCAGGGAAGTATTCAGAAAAGCCTAaaaagagggatttaagtgcTAATCATCTACGAATCTTATCCGCGATGGAAGGACATCACTAGAGGGACCGGGAAGGCTCCAGAAGACACCCGAAGCAGCGGGACCGGCAGAGACCACCAGGTGGggtcggccggccccacccCTGCGCCCGCCGGCTCCCTGTGGCTAGGGTTTGCCTCCTCttccggaagcttcctccaccgcctctcctGGTGtatctcggcccttggttaagtcggtttgatccaacggcgcgTATCCatcccaccgggctataaatagagggctagcccccctagaggaggccagatcaagagatgaagagtcagagcattagatagagatccactagatctaggctagcaatcaagatagagattagagagatagagtagaggagtagagattcgaaGGAGTCCTGGCCTGTCGGAGCTTTCTCAGGAGCTGTATTCGTCTGGATTCGGCTCCCTCGCCCGGAGCTgcattctgaggtacttttgtatttaccattctgattcaagtaagcaacttgtttttattcgttctttggtttgcaactcatattatattgagtacttCGATTTGAGTAGCTCCTAGGTTGGAGTAGTGATTCGTagcatagacgtggtgtctgggctatggttgcttgtAGATGTCCCCTGATCAGTCGGACAGTGGTAGCtcgcgtaggtgactttatagctacgttgaatcctctgtagtccacttcccgttgatagaacagataggcttataggtgcttgacaggagattactctgtttcttctcctattcggATTACTTGCCTGATAAGCTTACCGGTTATTAGAACCAGAGTACATTAGCTATTTCCTCATTCTCAATAGTTTTCTAAATTGATTGTACCCCCTTTAGATTAAGAAGTTATAGAGTAGGTCATAAATAACCTACTATTCCTTtgggttcgatattaaaaccgggttgatcttggtgaagtgcttatcagtatatatctgtgcgcttgtgaataatctgattataatcattattagggtgcagttaatttataccaacatatCCACGCCTGTATCATTTTACCATGCTATTCTAGACCCGGAAATAACACATGTGTCAGTAATAATATATTATTATAGACGTGTGTTGATCTCATCGGGCCGGTGACCCCACTAGAAACTTACTACAGACACATGTTAGTATAACGCGTCTGAAGTAGTTCTACGGCAGATGCGCGTACGTCGTGGCGTCTGTAAAGCGGGTATGGATTTAACGCTTTTTTCACATAGTGATTTTTAGTTTCTTTGTAAAAATCAGCTTTCTAACTTTTGAAAAGCCCAATCCACTATAGAGCTGATTGTGTCAACTTGTTGTTGGCAGAAGCCAGCAAAAAGTTAAAACCATGGAAAaaaaatagcccgctatttttGCGGCTATAACCCGAAATAGCTTGAAAAAATTGTGCCGCTATTTGCGTTTATGCACAATTTTGCCGCTATTTTACCGCTAAAGTATGCCAATTGTGGTTTATAAACGCTAAACACCTTGGCCTTAGCTCGTTATTTAAAACATGGGTTAAAACAAACATTTTCTTATACAGTAAGCAACCAACCcacatttttaaaaaaaaataactctCAGCTATCCTCAAAGTGGTATTTTAAGTATGTTATTATTATTCATTAGACTAGCAGTTTGACAGATCACATCAATTCTAATGATTACGGTACAGTTTTGTAGCAAGAAATGAATTTGAAAATTGGactcaaaggaattattaactAATGATTAATATATACTAAGATATGCTTTGACCAACGTGAAAGGCACGGCATATTGCAATATTTTATATTGGCGGGTAGATAGAATAACCATAGCTGGAGACTAAAAATGGTTGCTAATCAAGACTTGCTTAAAGGGTACTGTGGTAGTTTAAGGATGCCAATAAATACACTTTCTGtttctaaaaataataaatattcGACTAAACATTGGCAAATAGATTTGCATAGTCTAGCTCAATTAAAAATAATTTCTTTTGTTACATAAAATTTTATTTGCAAGCCTTCTAGTGGTTATTGACAACTGggcccattttggacacacaaaAGAATGACCCACTGCTCAGTGACTTGTGGTAAGAAGTTATACGAAATATGTTTCGTTCCCTTTGTACCCAAATTCCTTCTATATAAGGGGTAGGGGTGGGTGCCTTCGTTCTCACCAAAACACATCTACTCTCACAAGAAAACATTCCTTATCTTCCTCACATATTGGTTGTAGTAAGTAGTTTTAGTGTTCTCCATTCCATGGTGCCAAGGAGGGATAGGAGGTCAGGAGTGAGATTCATTGAGAATGGTAGGGACCGGAGTCTCACATACTTCAAGAGGCGCTCTGGGCTTTTCAAGGCAGCATCTGATCTCTCCACCCTCACCGGCGCAAGGGTTGCGGTGGTGTTGGAGTCTGAACATGGCAAGTTTTCCTCTTTTGGCACCCCAGAGGCTAGCCCCATACTTGATGCTTTCCTTTTAGGGAGTGCACCTACGGATCTTGATACTAGTGAAGCAGAGAAGGCTTCAATTACCAATTTACAAAATGAGGTGTTCCAGCTAGAGAAAGAGAAGACCATGGAGGATAAGAGGAAGAAGGAGAGCATGGCGCGGACCAACAAGAACATCCAAGAGGCCTCTAAGATGGCCAAGTATGTTTATGGTAACATAGAGGATCTTGATGCCACTGAGCTCTTTGACATGTATCGTGAGCTCTCACGAGTAAAGCAAGAGATAAATGATCGCTTGCCTACCTTGCTCCATGACGACAAAGTAGAAGTTGGTGGTCGTCTTAGAGATCCATCACTGCTGCTGCCCACTTGGTGGCGTTCCATGCCTCCTCCACAAGTTGCGACACCACAAAAGTATCCATGGGCTCCCTTCCAAGCTTGCTTCCAGCAACATCCATGGTCGTCCACATCTGCAGCAGCGCTAGCAAGGTCAGGCTCCTCACTTCCAAACTCAATGATCCTTCCATCACTACAGGCACCAGAAAATCTGCTGCAACATTACTACCCTCTAGCACCACATACTTCTTCCACTTCCTATGTGCAATTCCAAGCACCCAAGATGCCACCTGCACCTATGGAAGCACACAACCCTTACACCTATCACATCTGTGGGATAGACATCAATGGTAACAACTCACACCCATTCTCATTGTCCCATATACTGTCTTCATCGACAACATCCCAGCCTTCATCATTGCAAACAACTCCACCATCAGATGATTCATCTCCTCTATCATTGTCACCGCAAATTTCATCCCCAATGCATCTAGGGTCGTCGTCCCAACAACAGCTTCCTTTCAATGTACAAAATTATAGCTCTGCGCATCCACCTCAAAACTATGCAAATGTTGTTGGCTCAACTTCGATCCATTGTCATCAATTGTTCTATAGCAACTTATCATCACCTGAACTAAATGTTGAGTTGGGAAATAGTGGAGGCACCCAAGTTGGCGATGGACAAAGTGATGGTGGCTTCGACCGAGTGATGCCGAAGTCCTTTTCTACTGGAGAAAGCTCTGGTGGTGGTAATGCAGCAGTCAATCTTGGTGGCCACAACTTCCATTTGTACTAGTTTGTGAAAGAACTATTGTAGTTGGTTTGTCCTATCATTTTTAGTCAATAATTTCAATTACCAAGTGAGCTATAGCTTGTCATTAGGCAAGTAAGTGTGGTTTAGGTCGTCATCTGGTCAAACTTCGCTTTTATTGAGCACTGGTGCATGTATGGGTACATTGAGGGCCAACTCTTGAAGCTTGTTTCATGAGTTTGATCCTTGTCACATCTATGCAATGCTTTTGAAATCTTCCATGTTATTGATTAAATGAATTGTTGGGTTGAAAAATGAAATGGTATTGCTTATACAAAGTCTGGGTTGGAATCACGAGCCTACTCAATCGTTGCATCCTTTGTTGATTGTTGTGCCAATGCCAACATTTGGAATCCTCGCACCCTCGATCGGTTGCCTCTTGAAGATCTGAGGATCCGAGAGTCTAGTCTGAATACATATGGAATACAGTTCGACTGCAAGTCGAGTCTAAATTCTAAAATCGATTGGAACTCTATCTCCATGTGTAGGTAGATTACAAAGAGTAAAGACAGATTGTGAGAAGTAGTAAACACAGAAACCATGTTGCCATGTACCACCTCGATATATAAAAGATTTGCCTGAAATAAACCATCAAACTCATCGAATTAAACCCAATTCAAATAAAATCCACCGGTAAATGCAACTGCAACATCCACATCAacaagacaaataagcattttGTTGTTCACGTCAGCAAGATAAATAAGCATTTTCTTGTCCATGTCATCACACCACGTATCCGCTAATCCACAATTCCTGAGACAATAAGCGGGGTATGCTTCTAGTATCTCTATTGTTTTATGATCTTCTTTAGTACATGTTGGTCTAACCAAACAAAGAGCGGAGGAGAGAAAAGTGAGAATGGCGCAACTGAATGAGGGGCCCACGAATATGAGAATAGAGCAAATAAAAGAGGCCATGCATTCCTTTGCCATGCCCTTGCCGTATTTTCTATAGGAGAGGAGGAAGGTGGTTTCTTACTGGGTTCATAATTACAAATGGATCATATTATCTACAATCAGTCAATGTTGACAATTATGCCCTTATACCTAGTAATTAATTGGGCTTTTGTACACACTAGTAAAAATGTTTGTGTGGTTCCATGAGGGAATCATGGTAAGCTATTGTCAAACTATGTTGCATTGGTCAGTAACATAGCTATTGTTTGTTTCAGTAAAAAAAATGTTTGTGCGTTGCGACGGAATCCAATACATTTAGAAATCGATATTTGTTGCTAAACATAAGTTTTTCTAACTTGTATGAACGTGGGTCATGAATCCGGATCACACATATGAAGTACGTAGGGCATAACTCAATAAGTATTTGAATCGGACTATGTATTTATCATCACTAGACGTGAGTTATTATAACACATATGAGTATATAGGTATAGATATCCTTATTACCATTTTTTTGTGATCCTCTGTACCTAAATTTTCTTCGATAAAACATGCTCCGAACTTAGCTCCCATATCTTAGTTTCCATATTTTTGGGGTTTAGAATAGAAATAACTTTACCTTACTTTTATTAATAATTAAATTAAAACAGTGTACTTCGATAGTTCGAATGCGAGGATGTCACATGTGTGGGCTTTCGAGCAATGCAATGGGAGCGAGGTTGGAGACATGggcggagccaaggcccggccaCCCTGGGCCAGTGGCCGGGCTCCTCCGTTGGCGGCTGCAGACACAAATATTTAGTCATAGcttaaaacaaaaaacaaaaaataaagctCAGATCCTACTAAAAAACAAAAGCTACTTCAAATAAAACTAAAAAAGAAGCTACATATAGAGATGAGGAAAGGAGCAGACGTGCTAAAGACTCAGTGATTATTttaatttaaattttaaaacttGGTTGTCTAATTTTGCTTGTATATTATATAATTATTATGTGTCCTATTATACATAGCTTTGTTAGGCACTAACAATGCAACATTAAAAACCGTAGATAAATCttggaatatattttcataatatttatTTAGTAATCTAAATATTGCTAATATTTTGTATAAAGCTAGCTAAATTTAAGAAAGTTTGGCCAACATGCATCTCGTAGCGCCTTTCTTTTCGTGGTGGAGGGAGTATTCCTATTGGATAGTTTTTGCACAATATCTTTTTTTCCAATAATATATCTTTTCTCTTACTCGTCTATTTATCACATCTTTTCATGTTTTAGTTCACATGTAGACAttgtttttgtttaaaaataattttattatttttaaattGCAGTGTCACATCATTTTTTAAATTAACTCATATCCTAATTGACGAACATAGAACCATGTGTTTTGTACGTTGAGAGTGGCCTTACTACTATTGTTTTATCTCGCTCAGGCTTTATGAAATTCCTGGCTTCGCCACTGGTTGGAGACCTATTGAGCATGTTTGCTTAGCTAAAAAGTCATGGTTGAAACACTGTTCGCTGAGTTATAAATTCGTTAGATAAGCTCAAGCTATGGGATCAAATATTTTTAGAATTAATATAATAACAAAATTAAATGATCAagcattttttcaaaaaaaatagtatGATTCAATTTTATCTCGACTACGTAAGTTGGTACTCTCTCCGTTCTAAATTACTTTCTTAGTCAAAAAGAATGCACTCGGACTAAAGTTATCAAAAAAAGGTACTAAAATAAAGGTACTAAAATTTAGGATACAAAACAAATACTATTTTTTTgtgaataaataaaataaattctattagattaattatggaatgtattttttataataaatttatttagagatatgaaTGATAATACTATCTACTAAATTTTATCAAATTTAAGCTTGTTTGACTGACATGAATCCCATAATCACGTACACACACAAAAGAAGTATAAAATGTTTTGGCTTTTCAAAACATATATGTTTTTTAATACTTAATTTGTTGTTATGTACTTAGATATGCACTATATTGTATCAAAAAAGATCAAAACATCACAGAGGAAGTATGACAGTTTGCTTATAAATTTGAACATAAACAAAGTTGAGTTGAATCGCAACACGAGTCGTGTCCCGTGCATGCGACCATCCGGGGACAAAAAATCCCACGTTATAAAAGAATTGTGCGGTTGTGGCTTGATAAGGAGAAATTCCGTGAGGCGGTCAGGACGAGATCATTCCGATACAAAATATTTACAACAGTAATACTCTCTCCATACTTAAAAAAAACCAAACATTTTGGGCTTCCACACTGTTTTTACATAAGCTGACGTTCTACACGGAGAAGAGGTTTTGGACGTGTTTACCCCTCTCGTGCAAGTGTTGTGGCGCCTCGATCCTTTCTCCGTGTACGGTTGTGACGCCTCGCTCGCGACTGCACGCTCGCGCAGGCAACAAACAAAAAGTGGGGTTACCAAGATTCAAACATCAGATGTAGCAATAAAGCCTATACCCACTAGCCACTTGATCAAATTAGTTTTGTTGTATATAACcacaactttatttattagaGGTAAAGAAGTAAAACTAACCTTTAATTAACCGCTCTTTGGTTTATCACAATCAAATGTCTGGTCGTGGATCGATCGGAGTTGCCGTTGGCGAGTGCCGAACCCGAGGTCGATCTGCCGCGCCTAGGTGCATCCTCTCTCGACATACGTGCCTGGTTCGGCCTCGCTACGTGCATCCTCTCTCGACACCGCGCCCTCTATTTGTTGAAGATGTACTCGAGAAGGACTCTAGTTCTGATCTGGCTCTTATTAGGATTTTTGTTCAGGTTTTGATTTGATATAAAAAAACAAGAGAGGAGTAGACGTCGATGGGTaagatttattattattatataattaGGGATAGAGCGTCCTTGAAAAGAAAAACTTAGCTCTTTTATTATGTGATTCACGGTACGAACAAATCCAAGATTTGTCAACACGATCCCGATGGACGCTGCAGATCGGGAGCCAGGAGGCctcggccacggccacggcgaCCGTATTGAGACGTCGCTGTTGCCGCTGAAGAAGAGGGCATCCAACTATAGCAGTGGTGGCGGCAAAACCTCCGCCGGCGACCCGTACGCGTCTTCGCCGTCCAAGAAGAAACGGATGGCCGATAACAGTGTCGTTGGTGCCGAGACCAAGGACACCACCGGAGCCTTGGACTTGGAGGCTCCAGTTCCGCGTCAACGGCGCCTATTGCCCGCTCCAGCTTCACGGGAACCCGCAGCGCCAGCAGCAGCTTCGCCGGAGCCCGCAGCGAAAGGCAACGCCTTGTCCGAGTCCgacgaagagaagaagaagtggTTGAGCAAGGGGAAGTGGCTAGCCAGGGAAGAGAGCAGCAGCCTGGTTgcgccgcagccgccgccggcgaAGAAGAAGCTGATGCACGACGGGATCCGTAGCTTCATCCCGCAGCAGTTGCGCGACGAGCACCGTCGTCATGCCGCCGAGGCGGCCGACGTGCCGTTGCACTTGCGCGGCGGCTCCCCCGCCCTGAGCGCGGCGCTGGAGCGGCGCCTCGCGGAGCTGGGCGCGACGCGGCCGTGGCTGGTGCACAGCAAGACCCTCCACAAGAGCGACGTGGACGGGAACCAGAACCGGCTGCTGGTGTCGTGCAAGCGCGGGAGCGGGACGGAGGGCTGCCCCATCACGCGGTGCTTCTCGCCCGCCGAGCTGGACCGCGTGAACACGAAGCGAGCCGGGCTGGCGGTCACGGCACTGGACCGGGACGGCGTCCCGTACGCGCTCACCTGCAAGTTCCTGCAGTCCAACAACGGCTACCGGTTCATCTCCGAGTGGAAGCAGTTCCTCGTCCGGAACGGCATGGACCTGGACTCCCAGAGGCACAAGGTCTGGACGCGCGACGTCGAGGTGGAGCTGTGGGCGTTCCGGTCGCGCCAGCTGCCGTTCCAGCCGCGGATCGACGCCGAGGGGAAGGTGGTCACGGCCACAACCCAAGACGAGGACGGCAACACGGTTACGGTCGTCCAGCGGGTATCCCACCACTTGGATGCGGACGGCGCCCTCGGCCTTCTCCTGCTGCACCACGAGAACAGGAGACGACGCGTCAagagcgaggaggaggaggacgacgacgacgaccacgaCGACGACTGGAAGGGGCCATCGTCGGTGGCCCGTAAGAAGGGCAAGCAACAAAGTGGCAAGCGGggcgcgtcggcgtcggcgcttCCCGCACCAGTTGCCGAGCAGGGAGAGGCGAGGGGGTCCGAGTTGACGTTCTATGCTGCGGTCGGGCTGGCAAAGCTGCGGCGGGCCATTTGGGAACGGTGGCAGGAACACGCCGACCGAGGACATGGCGCTAAGGGCTTATCCAACGACGTGGCTAAATCACCAGCAGACGTGGCTAAATCGCCAGCAGACGTGGAGGGAGAGAAgattgataaaaataaaaataaaaaagcatCGGGAACGCACAGCATAAAAGATAATGGGAGCAAGTAGTCAGAAACTGTTGATTCGTTGGAAAACCTGCGAGATAATCTGATGTTAGCTAGATATTTCGACAAGAGAAAGGAAGGGGTGATGGCATCCCTGTTTTAAAGAGCGAATGGTACATATGTATATATTAGATTATTATATGGTATTAGAATTAAATTCCAGTTCAATCTCAATCACATACTCTTAGAAAGTGCCCTTACCAAGACCAAGCTCTATTGCACCATGTTCACTCCATTCTCCATTCACAAATTATGTTTCTTCCTCATCTTTGCGATAAACACATACATTTGATTCCGTTATTCAAACAGCACTCGCCGAGATTTCAGCTTACCAGCAAGCAACGAGCCTATAAAGATGACTACTGCCATGTAACCTCAGATGAGGGGAAAACACAGCGATTTCTGATTTATTATTATTCTCCTCAAGCAGTGGAACACAGAATAGACTGCAAAAACAGACTCTTGACCCCTAGAACTTGTGTTGGCTGCTGTAATTCGATTTGTGGCTCCTCAATTCTACGTGTAAGAAAGATGTATACTTGGAAAAATTACATCAATGTTCAATCA from Sorghum bicolor cultivar BTx623 chromosome 3, Sorghum_bicolor_NCBIv3, whole genome shotgun sequence encodes the following:
- the LOC8084810 gene encoding uncharacterized protein LOC8084810; this encodes MVPRRDRRSGVRFIENGRDRSLTYFKRRSGLFKAASDLSTLTGARVAVVLESEHGKFSSFGTPEASPILDAFLLGSAPTDLDTSEAEKASITNLQNEVFQLEKEKTMEDKRKKESMARTNKNIQEASKMAKYVYGNIEDLDATELFDMYRELSRVKQEINDRLPTLLHDDKVEVGGRLRDPSLLLPTWWRSMPPPQVATPQKYPWAPFQACFQQHPWSSTSAAALARSGSSLPNSMILPSLQAPENLLQHYYPLAPHTSSTSYVQFQAPKMPPAPMEAHNPYTYHICGIDINGNNSHPFSLSHILSSSTTSQPSSLQTTPPSDDSSPLSLSPQISSPMHLGSSSQQQLPFNVQNYSSAHPPQNYANVVGSTSIHCHQLFYSNLSSPELNVELGNSGGTQVGDGQSDGGFDRVMPKSFSTGESSGGGNAAVNLGGHNFHLY